TAGACTGTATTTAAAACtgagaaagaatattttattactttctccTCCAAAGTTCAGCTTGGGAGCTCCCCaatcaattaataaaatacatacttatgtaaacaaatgaatctccaacaaaatggaaattagtcgtctatttttatttataaaaatgtaactgAAGTTATACTTTAAAAAGCAGACAGTCAAAATGTATGGATTATCTTATTGTTCAGTACTGTATTCTTTAAAATACAAGGGAATATGATTTCTAAAGTAATCCTGAATTTAGTTGTCCTGATTCAGTCTAGAGTTAGACCTATGTTCTAGAGCAACACCAATTTGATTCTTATGATTCCCTCTAGTATTATAGGGTAGGGCTGTTCTGCTTTTCTTTATGTTgggtttgtggttttttttactTAAGCCACCCACATGGCCCTTTAGAGCTAATTGGAGTTCATTTGGGACAATCCTTACCAAACTCACTCTGTGAACAAAATTGATTCGTGAATAAAGAAGACACAGCAACAAATCTCTCCAGAGAACTTTAAATCACAGTCCCTAGTTTTTAGTAACCATGAGGCAAAGGGATGCCTACATTTATCAAGAGCATACCTTTCCTAAAGCATAGGTGCTGTCAGAATTAGATAATAAATGTAGCTTTCTGGTATTCAGTGAACTCAATGATCACTTTGTGTTTGTTCTCATCCTCTTTTCTATAGCCAACCCAACCCGAGCAGGTGGCAGAGAGCCGTACCCAGGCTCAGCAGAAGTGATCCGGGAGTCCAGCAGCACCACGGGTATGGTCGTTGGGATAGTAGCCGCTGCCGCCCTGTGCATCCTTATCCTCCTCTATGCCATGTACAAGTACAGAAACCGGGATGAAGGCTCATACCATGTGGATGAGAGTCGAAACTACATCAGTAACTCAGCACAGTCCAATGGGGCTGTCGTAAAGGAGAAACAACCCAGCAGTGCGAAAAGCtccaacaaaaataagaaaaacaaggaTAAAGAGTATTATGTCTGATCCCACGATCTTAAATGGACACTCGTATAGAAATAGTCTTCATTTTATCTGAGACATAATATAAACttatttactttcctttttatgAAGCACATACAAAAGAAGACAGGGAATGCAATCAGGAaggaaagactttttaaaaaataaaaacaagtatctCATGCTCttgtttctcaaaaaagaaaaacaaaacacaggggCCAATAAATTCCCTAACATCCACAGTGTTTTCATTTACTCTGCTTGTCTTTATGTTGCTGGAACATTTCTAAAAGACAGTGATGACTGCACGCATTCATAAAGCAAAGGAGTATTACAGCGTCAAGGCACAACACAAAAACCAACACAAAACATAACACAAAAAAGAAGCTACCTATGATCCTGGATTTAGCCAAAGTGCTAGCGCTTTCCTGAGAAGTCAGTTAGTCCAATTGCCAGAGAAGACTGTCCTTTTTGAATGACTCAACCTGCAAACCTTTAAGAGTTTGCCGCCTGGTGCAACTGGAGCAGTGGTTGGAACTTGCATTTGAAACAAAGTGCTGGCTTTTTTGAAGACTTGTGTAGGAACACATTCAAAAAGCCCCTTTCTGGTtgtgagagaggaaaaaaaagtatggaggccttattttcaaaaatgtgaaatataaggCACATTTTCacacaaaatttcaaaacaaaaacaagagggCATAGATGCAATCATTGGGAAATTTTCATGCACGCTTATTATGTtattacatatgtttatataaaatccATCTCTGTGTGCTTTCTGGACTGTGATAAGTGACGTTTTATAGCCTGTTgtatagaaaatgcaaaatatatcTCTGCTCTTCAGCCATTTTTGGTAAATTCAATGTTATAAGTGTTGCTAAGTATAGGGAGTTTTATGACATCAGAGCAACAATTATttcagttgggttttttttttttttttttttttgccaccgtTATAAATTGCCACAattacttacttttattttttaaagaaattacagTGTAGTGTTTATTCTAAGGAAGATAGATATGTATGAATGTATATAAAAAGACTCAGCTACTTCTTTTCTTATATGTACAGCCTTCATTCTGTTGCAATTAAGTTTTAGTACTTGTATGAAAGGTGTGAATTAGAAagtcaaatatatacatatgtatcttaTAATCTTTTCTCCCTGAAATACATTGCCACATACATTCActattttcacacacacacacacacacacacgaatccACAGCAATCCCTCAGATATGCTGGATGATCCAAATGTGCATACagtagcaaatatttactgacaaattgaaaagcaggaaggaagagGGTTGTGCCAAGGTATTGATGACAAATGGGGTGATTTGCTTCATTGAGATCTTGCTCCCAGGTAACCTTAAGAAGATTTTAGTCCCTAATGAAATGAACCTTTCCTTATCAAATAGAATATCACTGATATACTGCTGCATGAATAAGAACCATTATGTGGGCAGGTTATGGAAGCAAAATTGGTTAATCTACACCTTAACTCTGGCTGCTGCAATTGAAAActttctaataaaataatatgtatattctCTGAATCTGACGTGCATGATGAACATTTCTGGAAAGTAAACACTTTCTCAACTAAGAAAgtatttttcagtaatttttgATTCTGTGTTACTACCCACTTAAAAAATCATTCTCTGTTAATTATTGACTATGTTTTAACTTTTCTGgttttacatatatatcattaaatatagttttagtttaacaCATTAAGTAGTAGAAAAGTATAGATTATACACTTGTTTTGCATATCATTCAATGATGTTCACagcaataaattattaatatgagAAGGTAGTGCAAAAAATGCATTATTAGATTGCAAGTTGATGTTTCAGTAAAAATTGGTTGCATTACTTGAATACCTTCTAAAAGAACGATAATAAATTTTGTAGAAGAGAAGAATACCTTTACAATTAGCTTTAACCAGCAAAggcaaaaaatgcaaaacatctttcttttgtgaTACTTTAGTTGATGAAAAAAAGCCAAGAAGTGGCCTGGATTTCAGACATACAGCACCTTAGAAATATGTATAATTCATAGCAAATCACTACTATCTATGGTTGCCAAGTAATTGTTGTGTACAAAGAAACTTAGTGGCTTTTTATGACCCAGAAAGTAGAAGGTATACATTGAAAATTTAATATCCATTACTTCTTTTCtagactttcatttttttttaatttgccacGTTAAAGAATTCACAAGTCTTTTCTTTTACCCCGTCTCATTCAGTCTTACTCAGGGAAAGCCAGCAAAATAAGAAGGGAAGTGTAAAACTACCAATTTACagcttgaagggtttttttttttttttttttaaggttgcttttctattttatctattaAGCTTGAACCAGTTTCCATCTGGAAAGAttctaaaatataatagaaaataaattgaataatggTAATTTTAAGCAGTATATCTATGAAATGTGTTGTTTGGGATTGATTTCAATGTTTCTCCCCAGCATAAATTTTAAAGTTACATGCAATGATATAGTTTATTAtcagtaaaattatttctaatattattgGCTTACACAAACTctagcaaaaattattttttcctgaatgGAAAAAAGAGAGGAACAGAGTTAGAAGGAGAAAATGACTTGAATCCCAAGTATCTTCATACCGAACATATCAGGGTTCCCTGCATAGTTTGCAGTTGATCGAGGATTTCACACTATTTGGCATAAATTTGATTACATCTCTAGACTGTAACTTTTCTGATTGATTATGCTTCTTTTTTATCCATGTAATGTGTTgccttttttaaaagaacaaatactacAATAATGTGTGAAGTGGTCAATCCCTAAGACATCAAAGAGAGGCCACATAACCCTACCCTTCTAGTGCTTTGTGTGATTGGGTATCTAAggggttttcttcttctttttttatttgttcgtttgtttttctGTTGCAAGGCCAATTTATCCATTATTGGAAATGCTAAGCAAGTGGAATTTACTgttttgttaataaaatatttcttaatacaACTgtggatttattaattttaaaaattatatgcggTACCATTTCCTGCTTAAGTGGGAAAGTAAAGAAGACTGCATTTGAAGGGAAGACCCATCCTTATATTATAGAGGAAGAATGTTGACTCTCTTTTTTCTGGATTTTACTAGTCATTAAACACCTCTGTATTCATACACTTAAAGATATAGCCATTAAATGTACTTTTGTTTACATTTGTTCATCTTGATATGCCAGAAACCATAAACTCATACAGTATTAGTcgaaaacaatattaaaatactaatttcataaatatgctttttctctataaaaGACAATGGAATCTAAGTTAAGTAAACCTGTGATTAAATTCCAACACTATCACATACTAGTTACTATTTGCCTAATTTCTTTGACTCTCACATTGtgttatttgggaaaaaaaaaaacaaaactaaatatataaaagaacgTAGTGTTTCTTTCCAGAAAACTATATTTCTCACAAAGCAAATTAGCTTTTTAGAAATCAGATGATTTATCAGAGTAAGTTTTAGTTCAACAGTTGGAAACTGTTTTAAAACCCTGgcacttgaaaataattttctgatgaAAATGTATAAGAGTTTGGTCTTTTTATCTTCAATAGTAAAAAGTCTGAACATGAATGCTTAATTTGTTTTGTTCCTGCAGTGTCTAGatatatttctcatttctttattaCTATTAATTCATGATTGTAAAAATGTAACAAACAATCCACATTTTGTTAATGTCTAAATTAAAGGATATATAATTTAGTTTCCCTTAAAAATATGTAGGCACTTCAAAGGCGGTTGCTATATAAAACTTAGTAATCAGACCAAGGATTTTGGGTCTTAACCTATAGAGGGCATAGATGCCCAGGGCCCAGTGATTAGGCTTCAGGGGTTGCTAACTTACATATACAATAATAgagataaatgtaaatatatatgtaaaagataCATAGGTATAAATAATGGATAGATatattaatgtaaatatataattgttattacatataaatatataaatctatatataaatatttaatataaatattttgatataagtattaaatatttaatataaatattttgatgtaagtattaaatatttaatataaatattttgatgtattaaatatttaatataaatattttgatgtattaaatatttaatataaatattttgatgtattaaatatttaatataaatattttgatgtaagtattaaatatttaatataaatattttaatataagtattacatatttaacataaaataattgtatatatttatacataaaataactTGGCAAGTATATGTAAATGAGCATTTTCCCGATAAAAGTGTTCATTAGGTTCATCAAATCCTCAAAGGATTTCAAAGTTTCCCAAATGATTGAGACTCACTAAAACAGACATTAGATATaaacacaacttttaaaaaataatactgaagATGAATGGTTCAGTGAGTAATAAGAAggccaagaaatacaaaaattagccaggagtggtggtaggcatctgtgttcccagctactcaagaggctgagacaggagaattgcttgaacctgggaagtggaggttgcagtaagccaagattgcgccactgcactccagcctgggtgacagagcgagactccatctcaaaaaaaaaaaaaagcatcaaggAGATGGCATGAACTAACTTTAACCATTACAGtatccatctctaaaataaatgtcCAGTTATACAATTTTTATTGCAATTAATCTTGCTTCATTTTTACAAATTCAATcttcaattatttattgaggccCAGTGTATGAAAATCACCCCATTCATCCCACATATGTCTACTCTTCTGAACAACTTAATATTCACTTAAGGGCAAACTTCTCCAAGAATTGGAATCTTTGATTTAGCACCTTTAAGACAGTCAGTGAACATCTAATATGCAGCAGGGGCTAAGCCAACAAAGCATCCATCTTTAAGCATGTAGAGGTCACCAATATTTGAGAGTGGCAGCTAGACTATGAAAAATACCTTACTGACCCCTAAATATGTGGTCACctttaaataaaaaggagaaaataacttCTTGAGAAACATAGAATATGGAACCATAGTATTCATTCAGTAAAAATAGCAATCAATAAAAGAAGTATTGAAGTATTGAATGCTTCTGGTCTGTGAAATTTCAGATGATTACTGATTAGAACAGTGTGCTTTCAGTTAAGTAAAATAATCTTAATAATGATCTTTAACAAGCACAATATTTCGAGCAAAGTGGGTCTAAATACTAGATTTGAAAATTACTAGCTGTGGGACTTCATGCAATCATTCAATCATACTGTTTATTCAGCCACAAAGAGAACGATAAGGAGATAACCTATAGGATTGTGAGGAACAAAAAACATAATGCACTTAAATGCTTTTATAAAGTTCAATATTTTActaaaagataaaagtaaaagTTCACCTGTTTAATAGGGTAAAATTAAAGTGTGCTAGGTAGTTACTAAGAGAGTAGAATTATcataaatttgtatattttaaattaagactATTGTAGGGGTTTATGTtactatttttcccaacatagaaGACACTTTTACAATGTCCCAGACAAAGCATTGTATAGCCATGGCTAAAGGAAGGGTAGCTTCTTTGCAAGTAAATCGATTTCATCATAGGATAATTTTGGTTCCTTATATCTAGCTTTCTGTAACTTCcacttattgatttctaattctgTTTGTGCAAAATAGAATATACCCTTTTTCCACATGACAGCCTTTCCAATACCATCACCCTCCCCCAAACACTGCCTGGATTTTCTCTTCTCCAATCTTAATATTCTGGTTTATCATGGCCATTACTCAGATTATATAGACTCTAGGCATCTCATAATCTTAGTAACCTTTTCCTGAACCTGTTCACAAAATCTGATACCAAACAACCATAGCATTTGGCGATCAGCCAGAATACAATGGTTTACCTTCGTTGATTTGAACTTTTTCTCCCTGATAATGACACTTCAGATTTCATGATTTTTCAAAAGCATATATTACTTGTTTGAATTGCATTGAATTAATGATCAACTAAAATTATCAGATTTTTTCCAGGTAAAGTCTCCTTTAACTTGTACCTAGACATTTATTACttgaatataaatgtaatattttacatttaaccaTGAGAAATTTCATTGTATTGAAGACTAATCAGTTGAGATAAATTTATATCTCGATTTTCTCATATGATGTCCTAATATTCATCATTGGCAAattttgcatacatttacatGAAAATAAGTTCATTAGGAAAGAGTTTTGAGGGAGGCCTCAAAAAGACCTCCCTGCAAACAGTGCTTTTCAACCAGGGGCATTTTTGCCCAGGAGACATTTGGTAGTGCTAGGACCCAGTTTTGGTGTCATGTTTTGGATGGAGAGACCTATTCGTGTCCACAGGGTAGAGATCAGGGATGCTACTAAACAACCGgaagtgcacaggacagccctccCTTCACCCCAGCAGACAACTGTCCTTTCCAAATGCCAGTAGTGCCAAGTTTGATAGGCATAACACATATCCAATGGCGAAGATAATATATATCAAGCTGCTAATAATCTTTGAGTGGGGATTTTCCATCTTATCTACCAAAAATCATAAGAAACTCAGTTGCCTTGCAATCAAGACAGAAAATGATTT
The window above is part of the Symphalangus syndactylus isolate Jambi chromosome 14, NHGRI_mSymSyn1-v2.1_pri, whole genome shotgun sequence genome. Proteins encoded here:
- the NRXN1 gene encoding neurexin-1 isoform X31; this encodes MDMRWHCENSQTTDDILVASAECPSDDEDIDPCEPSSGGLANPTRAGGREPYPGSAEVIRESSSTTGMVVGIVAAAALCILILLYAMYKYRNRDEGSYHVDESRNYISNSAQSNGAVVKEKQPSSAKSSNKNKKNKDKEYYV
- the NRXN1 gene encoding neurexin-1 isoform X32, coding for MDMRWHCENSQTTDDILVASAECPSDDEDIDPCEPSSANPTRAGGREPYPGSAEVIRESSSTTGMVVGIVAAAALCILILLYAMYKYRNRDEGSYHVDESRNYISNSAQSNGAVVKEKQPSSAKSSNKNKKNKDKEYYV
- the NRXN1 gene encoding neurexin-1 isoform X30, whose protein sequence is MAAENDANIAIVGNVRLVGEVPSSMTTESTATAMQSEMSTSIMETTTTLATSTARRGKPPTKEPVSQTTDDILVASAECPSDDEDIDPCEPSSGGLANPTRAGGREPYPGSAEVIRESSSTTGMVVGIVAAAALCILILLYAMYKYRNRDEGSYHVDESRNYISNSAQSNGAVVKEKQPSSAKSSNKNKKNKDKEYYV